The window AAGACATCGGGGAAATCCTGGGCTGCTCCGAGGGCACGGTGATGAGCCGTCTTCACTACGCGCGAAAGAAGCTACAAGACAAGTTGAGCGCCTTTTTATGAAGAACTGTGAGAGTATTCAGGAGTCTTTGGGAGCTTGGCTCGACGGCGAGCTTAAACAAGCCGATGCCGAAGCGATGCGTTTGCATGTGGACGGCTGTCCTGCCTGCACGGATGCGCAAAAGAAATTGCTGAAGCTCAATGTGGCGATGAAGGCGGCGCACGCGCCTGCGGGGGAGATTGCGTTTGAGCCCTTCTGGCTTGGCGTGCGCACCCGGATCGAAGAAAAACGCTCGTGGACTACCGATTGGGCCGAGTGGCTGCGCTCCATGATCGCGCCGCCATCGCTTGCCTGGGCTGTGCCGGCGGTTATCGTGCTGCTGCTGGCGATATTTTCTTACGATAATTTTTTGCCCGGTCGCGGGCAGCGCAACAACTTCGCCGCCGTAGAATCCATCGACGCCCACGGCCGCAGCGTCGCGCTCTTGCGTGAGGATGAGACCAAGACAACGGTAATATGGCTGTATCAAAATCCAGAA is drawn from Deltaproteobacteria bacterium and contains these coding sequences:
- a CDS encoding zf-HC2 domain-containing protein, whose protein sequence is MKNCESIQESLGAWLDGELKQADAEAMRLHVDGCPACTDAQKKLLKLNVAMKAAHAPAGEIAFEPFWLGVRTRIEEKRSWTTDWAEWLRSMIAPPSLAWAVPAVIVLLLAIFSYDNFLPGRGQRNNFAAVESIDAHGRSVALLREDETKTTVIWLYQNPEGDNEATSENAKKGPTF